One segment of Gordonia terrae DNA contains the following:
- a CDS encoding Rv2175c family DNA-binding protein has product MGSLPLSPDTLPSDTEFLSIDDVADRLGVSTNRVRTLIRDHHLLAVSHDGHPAIPALFVDEDGVAKHFYGLVAVLIDGGYTRDEVMEWLFTEQEDLGLHPAAALHTDFAREIIRRAQAQAF; this is encoded by the coding sequence GTGGGTTCCCTACCGTTGTCGCCTGACACTCTGCCGTCCGACACCGAGTTCCTGTCGATCGACGATGTCGCCGACCGTCTCGGGGTGTCGACCAACCGAGTGCGCACACTCATCCGTGACCATCATCTGCTCGCGGTCAGCCACGATGGCCACCCGGCGATTCCGGCACTGTTCGTGGACGAGGACGGCGTCGCCAAGCATTTCTACGGACTCGTGGCGGTCCTGATCGACGGCGGTTACACGCGCGACGAAGTGATGGAGTGGCTGTTCACCGAGCAGGAAGATCTCGGTCTCCACCCGGCAGCTGCGTTGCACACGGATTTCGCCCGCGAGATCATCCGCCGGGCGCAGGCCCAGGCTTTCTGA
- a CDS encoding protein kinase domain-containing protein has translation MNSPVDTMLGTVLEDRYRIDAPIARGGMSAVYLAVDLRLGRDVAVKVMDSRYSGDPQFLRRFEFEARAVAGLKHPGLVAVYDQGIDNGIAFLVMELVDGGSLRELLRERGPMPPHAVVAVAAPVLGGLGTAHAAGLVHRDVKPENVLISDEGEVKVADFGLVRAVAEAGVTSASVILGTAAYLSPEQVESTHADARSDVYSMGVMMFELLTGRTPFSGDSPLALAYQRLSFDVPAPGDVIAGVPEEFDEIVLRATERNPADRYVDGFDMQRALLGVADELDLPPFTVPAPRRSAERQTVSRYRSPDPGGHGTRVQSVPGPHTPASEPVRQANDTPVEQPAAEREDLAPSPRPVTRRTARPEAVEPELIGGSRLGALMWIVVVLLLTAGLGALGFWVGSTFLAIG, from the coding sequence GTGAACTCCCCCGTCGACACGATGCTCGGGACCGTCCTGGAGGACCGATACCGGATCGACGCGCCCATCGCGCGCGGCGGGATGTCGGCGGTGTATCTCGCGGTCGACCTGCGGCTGGGGCGCGACGTCGCGGTGAAGGTGATGGACTCCCGCTATTCCGGTGACCCACAGTTCCTGCGCCGCTTCGAGTTCGAGGCGCGTGCGGTCGCCGGCCTGAAGCACCCCGGGCTGGTCGCCGTCTACGACCAGGGCATCGACAACGGCATCGCCTTCCTGGTGATGGAACTGGTCGACGGGGGCAGTCTGCGAGAACTGTTGCGCGAACGCGGCCCGATGCCGCCCCATGCCGTCGTCGCGGTGGCCGCGCCGGTACTGGGCGGACTCGGCACCGCACATGCCGCGGGCCTGGTCCATCGCGATGTGAAACCCGAGAACGTGCTCATCTCGGACGAGGGCGAGGTCAAGGTCGCCGACTTCGGGCTCGTGCGCGCCGTCGCCGAGGCGGGGGTGACCTCGGCGAGCGTGATCCTCGGGACCGCCGCCTACCTCTCCCCCGAGCAGGTCGAGTCCACCCACGCCGATGCGCGCAGCGACGTCTATTCCATGGGTGTGATGATGTTCGAACTCCTCACGGGCAGAACACCTTTCTCCGGCGACTCGCCCCTCGCGCTCGCCTATCAGCGACTCAGCTTCGATGTGCCGGCGCCCGGTGACGTGATCGCGGGGGTGCCCGAGGAGTTCGACGAGATCGTGCTGCGCGCGACCGAACGCAACCCCGCCGACCGGTATGTGGACGGCTTCGACATGCAGCGGGCGCTCCTCGGCGTCGCCGACGAACTCGATCTCCCGCCGTTCACGGTGCCGGCGCCCCGCCGGTCGGCCGAGCGACAGACGGTGTCCCGCTACCGGAGTCCGGATCCCGGCGGGCACGGCACGCGGGTGCAGTCGGTGCCGGGTCCGCACACCCCGGCGTCCGAGCCGGTACGGCAGGCGAACGACACCCCGGTCGAGCAACCGGCGGCCGAACGCGAGGACCTCGCACCGTCGCCGCGTCCCGTGACCCGCCGCACGGCTCGGCCCGAGGCCGTGGAGCCCGAACTCATCGGCGGCAGCCGCCTGGGCGCCCTGATGTGGATCGTCGTCGTGCTGCTGCTCACCGCGGGACTCGGCGCCCTCGGCTTCTGGGTCGGCAGCACGTTCCTCGCGATCGGCTGA
- a CDS encoding class II 3-deoxy-7-phosphoheptulonate synthase, with translation MVNWTVDVPIDELPELPPLPGDLQTRFDDALSRPAVQQPSWPADEARKMRTVLESVPPICMPAEVQTLAAQLADVAEGRAFLLQGGDCAETFADNTEPHIKGNIRTLLQMAVVLTYGASMPVVKVARIAGQYAKPRSSDTDALGLPSYRGDMVNGFPADAAVRAHDPSRLVRAYANAAAAMNLVRALTQAEADLTRVHDWNREFVRTSPAGARYEALASEIDRGLRFMDACGVTDSNLNSASIFASHEALVLDYERAMLRLADDPDGPGKVLYDLSAHFLWIGERTRQLDGAHIAFAELVNNPIGVKIGPTTTPEQAVEYVERLDPHNVPGRLTLVARMGNGKVRDVLPAIVGAVEATGHKVIWQCDPMHGNTHEASTGFKTRHFDRIVDEVQGFFEVHRALGSHPGGVHVELTGEDVTECLGGAQEISDLDLGGRYETACDPRLNTQQSLELAFLVAEMLRG, from the coding sequence GTGGTGAACTGGACCGTAGACGTGCCGATCGACGAGCTCCCCGAGCTCCCTCCGCTACCGGGTGATCTCCAGACGCGTTTCGACGACGCGCTCAGCCGCCCGGCCGTGCAACAGCCGAGCTGGCCGGCCGACGAGGCGCGCAAGATGCGTACCGTCCTCGAGTCGGTTCCGCCGATCTGCATGCCCGCCGAGGTCCAGACGCTCGCCGCGCAACTGGCCGACGTCGCCGAGGGGCGCGCGTTCCTGCTTCAGGGCGGCGACTGCGCGGAGACCTTCGCCGACAACACCGAACCGCACATCAAGGGCAACATCCGCACGCTGCTGCAGATGGCCGTCGTGCTGACCTACGGCGCCAGCATGCCGGTCGTGAAGGTCGCGCGGATCGCGGGCCAGTACGCCAAACCGCGATCGTCCGACACCGACGCCCTGGGTCTGCCCTCCTACCGCGGCGACATGGTCAACGGGTTCCCCGCCGACGCGGCGGTGCGGGCACACGATCCGTCCCGTCTGGTGCGGGCGTACGCCAACGCGGCCGCCGCGATGAACCTCGTCCGGGCTCTCACGCAGGCCGAGGCGGACCTGACGCGGGTGCACGACTGGAACCGTGAGTTCGTCCGCACGTCACCGGCCGGCGCGCGCTACGAGGCGCTCGCGTCGGAGATCGACCGCGGTCTGCGGTTCATGGACGCATGTGGCGTCACCGACTCGAATCTGAACTCCGCCTCCATCTTCGCGTCGCACGAAGCGCTCGTCCTCGACTACGAGCGCGCCATGCTGCGTCTCGCCGACGACCCCGACGGGCCGGGCAAGGTCCTCTACGACCTGTCGGCCCACTTCCTGTGGATCGGCGAGCGGACCCGCCAGCTCGACGGTGCGCACATCGCCTTCGCCGAACTCGTGAACAACCCGATCGGGGTGAAGATCGGGCCCACGACGACCCCGGAGCAGGCCGTCGAATACGTCGAGCGGCTCGATCCGCACAACGTGCCGGGGCGGCTCACGCTCGTCGCGCGGATGGGCAACGGCAAGGTCCGCGACGTGCTGCCGGCGATCGTCGGCGCCGTCGAGGCGACCGGACACAAGGTCATCTGGCAGTGCGATCCGATGCACGGCAACACCCACGAGGCGTCGACCGGTTTCAAGACCCGGCACTTCGATCGCATCGTCGACGAGGTGCAGGGCTTCTTCGAGGTCCATCGCGCGCTGGGCAGCCATCCCGGCGGCGTCCACGTCGAACTGACCGGTGAGGACGTCACCGAGTGTCTCGGTGGCGCACAGGAGATCTCGGACCTCGATCTCGGCGGGCGCTACGAGACCGCCTGCGATCCTCGTCTCAACACCCAGCAGTCGCTCGAGCTCGCCTTCCTCGTCGCGGAGATGCTGCGCGGCTGA
- a CDS encoding polyadenylate-specific 3'-exoribonuclease AS has product MRFFYDSEFIEDGTTIELVSIGVVGEDGREFYAVSTDFDPGRAGDWVRANVLPKLPSPSSSAWRDRRRIREDLLEFLTADGTDIELWAWVGAYDHVVLCQLWGPMTALPREIPRFTRELRQHWEAAGRPALPPTPSDAHDALSDARHNLRRWEAIEKARV; this is encoded by the coding sequence ATGCGCTTCTTCTACGACTCGGAGTTCATCGAGGACGGCACCACCATCGAGTTGGTCTCGATCGGGGTCGTCGGTGAGGACGGCCGCGAGTTCTATGCGGTGTCGACCGATTTCGATCCCGGCCGGGCGGGGGACTGGGTGCGGGCCAACGTGTTGCCGAAGCTGCCGTCGCCGTCGTCCTCCGCATGGCGGGACCGCCGCCGCATCCGCGAGGATCTGCTCGAGTTCCTCACCGCGGACGGCACCGACATCGAGCTGTGGGCCTGGGTGGGTGCCTACGACCACGTGGTGCTCTGCCAGCTGTGGGGTCCGATGACCGCGCTGCCGCGGGAGATCCCGCGCTTCACCCGCGAGTTGCGACAGCACTGGGAGGCCGCTGGTCGTCCGGCGCTTCCGCCCACACCGTCGGATGCGCACGACGCGCTGAGCGACGCCCGCCACAACCTGCGCCGCTGGGAGGCCATCGAGAAGGCTCGCGTCTGA
- a CDS encoding mannosyltransferase → MLATALLAASIIARLVWDTLTVNGRNFVDLHVYRDGSAGLADGSLYVFTYAGETDFALPFTYPPFAAVVLYPLSLVPWDLVAIGWQLATFGALYACVVLALRLCGSTTDVYAVAALWTAPAIWCEPVRVTLDYGQINVFLMLGTLLAVTWARSDRGVLAGGALIGLMAGIKLTPAISGLWYLAARKPLGAVAAAAAFVFTVLGCLLLFPDVTRTYYGTLFGDAERIGPVEAVINQSLRGTLSRFVGFDVGTGWIWMIGVLVAVLVAVFAWRAVCDALGILLVVQFFGLLISPISWVHHWVWVIPLAIWLVHGAGSRRRGARVVLAMWVAVAGLGIPWLLRITIEYGPEPPAALEAIFGAAWPVATFVTFAWMIATRAARDDPRDSRPPDVVAAAIIVDGRLLLAQRSRPAELAGRWELPGGRVESGETHAAALVREIREELGAEVEPLGAVGSPVALPGGLTLHAYLARLRSGTPTALEHLDVRWFSADELRLFDTAEIVPADRDWIPDLCAVLDGTRVGDAG, encoded by the coding sequence GTGCTGGCGACCGCTCTCCTGGCGGCGTCGATCATCGCGCGGCTCGTCTGGGACACGCTGACCGTGAACGGCAGGAACTTCGTGGACCTGCACGTTTACCGCGACGGTTCGGCGGGTCTCGCCGACGGGTCGCTCTATGTCTTCACCTACGCCGGTGAGACCGACTTCGCGCTGCCCTTCACCTATCCGCCGTTCGCGGCCGTCGTGCTGTACCCGCTGTCCCTCGTACCGTGGGATCTGGTGGCGATCGGCTGGCAGCTGGCGACCTTCGGCGCGTTGTATGCGTGCGTGGTACTCGCCCTGCGCCTGTGCGGGTCGACCACCGACGTCTACGCCGTGGCCGCCCTGTGGACCGCGCCCGCGATCTGGTGTGAGCCCGTGCGGGTCACCCTCGACTACGGCCAGATCAACGTCTTCCTGATGCTGGGCACCCTGCTGGCGGTGACCTGGGCGCGCAGCGACCGGGGGGTACTGGCCGGCGGTGCGCTCATCGGTCTGATGGCGGGTATCAAGCTGACCCCGGCCATCTCGGGTCTCTGGTATCTGGCAGCCCGCAAGCCCCTGGGTGCGGTGGCCGCCGCGGCTGCCTTCGTGTTCACGGTCCTCGGCTGCCTGCTGCTCTTCCCGGACGTCACCCGGACCTACTACGGCACCCTGTTCGGCGACGCCGAGCGCATCGGCCCGGTCGAGGCGGTGATCAACCAGAGCCTGCGTGGCACCCTGTCCCGCTTCGTCGGCTTCGACGTCGGGACGGGCTGGATCTGGATGATCGGCGTCCTGGTCGCGGTCCTGGTGGCCGTCTTCGCCTGGCGGGCGGTCTGCGACGCACTGGGCATCCTCCTCGTGGTGCAGTTCTTCGGGCTCCTGATCTCGCCGATCTCGTGGGTCCATCACTGGGTGTGGGTCATCCCGCTGGCGATCTGGCTCGTCCACGGCGCCGGGTCAAGGCGTCGGGGCGCACGAGTCGTACTCGCGATGTGGGTGGCGGTCGCCGGGCTCGGCATCCCGTGGCTTCTGCGGATCACCATCGAGTACGGTCCCGAGCCCCCGGCGGCACTCGAGGCGATCTTCGGAGCCGCGTGGCCGGTCGCCACCTTCGTCACCTTCGCCTGGATGATCGCGACCCGCGCCGCACGCGACGACCCCCGCGACTCCCGACCGCCCGATGTGGTCGCCGCCGCAATCATCGTCGACGGTCGGTTGCTTCTCGCCCAGCGGTCACGTCCGGCCGAACTCGCCGGCCGGTGGGAACTGCCCGGTGGCCGCGTCGAATCCGGGGAAACGCATGCGGCCGCGCTGGTCCGGGAGATCCGCGAGGAACTCGGCGCCGAGGTCGAACCGCTGGGGGCCGTGGGCTCCCCCGTCGCGCTGCCGGGTGGATTGACCCTGCACGCCTACCTCGCCCGCCTGCGGTCCGGGACCCCGACCGCACTCGAGCACCTGGACGTGCGATGGTTCTCCGCCGACGAACTACGGCTCTTCGACACCGCCGAGATCGTGCCGGCGGATCGCGACTGGATTCCCGACCTGTGCGCCGTCCTCGACGGCACCCGGGTGGGCGACGCCGGCTGA
- a CDS encoding lysophospholipid acyltransferase family protein, producing MWYWAFKYIFLGPILRVLGRPTIEGHENIPTDGPAILASNHLAVMDSFFLPLMVDRRIYFLAKSEYFTGTGLKGGFQRWFFTAVGQIPIDRSGAQAAEGALTAARRQLDKGKLMGMYPEGTRSPDGRLYKGKTGLARLAMDTGVPVIPVAMIDTHKFNPPGSILPRPTRVAVRIGKPLDFSRYEGMEGNRYIERAVTDEIMYELMQLSGQQYVDVYAASLKNQAPSVEPPAADAA from the coding sequence ATGTGGTACTGGGCATTCAAGTACATCTTTCTCGGCCCGATCCTGCGGGTCCTCGGCCGGCCGACCATCGAAGGTCACGAGAACATCCCGACCGACGGCCCGGCGATCCTGGCCAGCAACCACCTCGCGGTGATGGACAGCTTCTTCCTGCCACTGATGGTGGACCGCCGGATCTACTTCCTCGCCAAGAGCGAGTACTTCACGGGCACCGGCCTCAAGGGCGGATTCCAGCGCTGGTTCTTCACCGCCGTCGGTCAGATCCCCATCGACCGGTCCGGCGCCCAGGCGGCGGAGGGCGCACTCACCGCCGCGCGCCGCCAGCTCGACAAGGGCAAGCTGATGGGGATGTACCCCGAGGGCACCCGGTCGCCGGATGGACGCCTCTACAAGGGAAAGACCGGCCTCGCCCGGCTGGCCATGGACACCGGGGTGCCGGTGATCCCCGTCGCGATGATCGACACCCACAAGTTCAACCCGCCCGGCAGCATTCTCCCGCGGCCGACCCGGGTCGCGGTGCGCATCGGCAAGCCCTTGGACTTCTCGCGCTACGAGGGCATGGAGGGCAACCGCTACATCGAACGCGCGGTCACCGACGAGATCATGTACGAGCTGATGCAGCTCTCGGGTCAGCAGTACGTCGACGTCTACGCCGCGAGTCTCAAGAACCAGGCGCCGTCGGTCGAGCCGCCCGCTGCCGACGCCGCCTGA
- a CDS encoding ROK family protein: MGDLTIGIDIGGTSVRASVVDDRGTMLDTLRAQTPPTADALEHCLDRLVGELTSRWDAKAVGLAIAGFLTTDRRIVRFAPHLPWREAPVAEEMTRRVGIPVFAEHDANAAAVAEWRFGAAARGHNTVVLAIGTGIGAGFVIDGEIYRGSYGVAPELGHLTIVPDGRACACGKRGCWERYCSGTALVDTVVELLADGDWGRSQLAADVAADPGSLTGRRVARAAADGDAVALAAFGRFATSLGQGLAMIADIFDPDLIVLAGGVGAASGLFLDEAREHYARQVTGAGHRQLARIRGTQLGETAGVVGAAEVARQAIRSTDRTLTEPGPESRPASGL, encoded by the coding sequence ATGGGCGACTTGACGATCGGCATCGACATCGGCGGCACCAGCGTGCGTGCGTCGGTCGTCGACGACCGGGGGACGATGCTCGACACGCTCCGCGCGCAGACCCCGCCCACCGCGGACGCGCTCGAGCACTGCCTGGACCGGCTCGTCGGCGAGTTGACATCGCGGTGGGACGCCAAGGCCGTCGGGCTCGCGATCGCCGGTTTCCTCACCACCGACCGCCGGATCGTCCGGTTCGCGCCGCACCTGCCCTGGCGTGAGGCGCCGGTGGCCGAGGAGATGACCAGGCGCGTCGGCATCCCGGTCTTCGCCGAACACGACGCCAACGCCGCGGCGGTGGCCGAATGGCGGTTCGGGGCCGCCGCGCGCGGACACAACACCGTCGTGCTGGCGATCGGTACCGGAATCGGCGCGGGATTCGTCATCGATGGGGAGATCTACCGCGGAAGTTACGGTGTCGCACCGGAACTCGGACATCTCACGATCGTCCCGGACGGGCGTGCCTGCGCCTGCGGCAAGCGCGGCTGCTGGGAGCGGTACTGCAGCGGCACCGCCCTGGTGGACACCGTCGTGGAGTTGCTCGCCGACGGCGACTGGGGACGAAGCCAGCTGGCGGCCGACGTCGCGGCCGATCCCGGGTCGTTGACCGGCCGTCGCGTCGCCCGCGCCGCCGCGGACGGTGACGCCGTGGCGTTGGCGGCGTTCGGGCGGTTCGCGACGTCGCTGGGCCAGGGGCTCGCGATGATCGCCGACATCTTCGACCCCGACCTCATCGTGCTGGCCGGCGGCGTCGGCGCGGCGTCGGGCCTGTTCCTCGACGAGGCCCGGGAACACTATGCCCGGCAGGTCACCGGCGCCGGACACCGCCAGCTCGCTCGCATCCGCGGTACCCAACTCGGCGAGACCGCAGGCGTCGTCGGCGCGGCAGAGGTTGCGCGCCAGGCGATCCGATCGACCGACCGCACCCTGACCGAACCCGGGCCCGAGTCGCGTCCGGCCTCCGGACTCTGA